A window of Tautonia plasticadhaerens contains these coding sequences:
- a CDS encoding sugar O-acetyltransferase, with translation MRTEREKMLAGELYDPMDPELVRDRDRARDLCQDLNATREAHVEERRDLLRRLFGKGGDTVWMQPPFYCDYGSNILLGERVFFNFNCVVLDVCRVTIGDYTLFGPAVQVYTATHPMNAELRRKQEFAKPIEIGSDVWVGGGAIICPGVRIGSRSVIGAGSVVTRDVPDGVFAAGNPCRVVREITE, from the coding sequence ATGCGAACCGAGCGGGAGAAGATGCTGGCGGGGGAACTCTACGACCCAATGGATCCGGAGCTCGTCCGGGACCGCGACCGCGCGAGGGACCTCTGCCAGGACCTGAACGCGACCCGGGAGGCGCATGTCGAGGAACGGAGGGATCTGCTGCGTCGCCTCTTCGGCAAGGGGGGGGACACCGTCTGGATGCAGCCGCCGTTCTACTGCGACTACGGGTCGAACATCCTGCTCGGCGAGCGGGTCTTCTTCAACTTCAACTGCGTCGTGCTGGACGTCTGCCGGGTGACGATCGGCGACTACACGCTCTTCGGGCCCGCGGTCCAGGTCTACACGGCGACGCACCCGATGAACGCCGAGCTGCGCCGCAAGCAGGAGTTCGCCAAGCCCATCGAGATCGGCTCCGACGTCTGGGTCGGCGGCGGGGCGATCATCTGCCCGGGGGTCCGGATCGGCTCCCGGTCCGTCATCGGGGCCGGGAGCGTGGTCACCCGGGACGTGCCCGACGGCGTCTTCGCCGCGGGGAACCCCTGCCGGGTGGTCCGGGAGATCACGGAGTAG